One Leptospira wolbachii serovar Codice str. CDC genomic region harbors:
- a CDS encoding sensor histidine kinase — protein sequence MAPNSSFSRIWQNPSEFPAEVVLRELENLLRSNPDFWLKINRDGIIVDYKNSRFVNIGDKPETLLGKHIDVGLPPNLREITAEALAYLSEKKSQVFWKEYSYGIEPNIRYVEVRFVVLYEGYIMSNHRDITERKRLENAFLESESRFLSMAQNAADSIIIINDEGIIQFFNKTAENTFGYNHEEVIGKNVTIIIPDGYKGKHDTFLRRYKETGLQHIIGVGRELVAQRKSGEVFPCELSVGEFRTKTGKMFTGILRDISLRKIQEQELYQYRNHLEDLVESQTMDLKMSKNIAEEASYMKSLFLANISHELKTPIHAILSYAELGEEKSASVPPEKIKEYFQIIDSSGKRLLGLLENLLDIAKLESGKMRYLFEKNCLKETTKFVINEMRVILEKRGITVVLLDKEERWEAEFDYERIQQVIRNILSNALKFIPNDTNIEISMVRREFIPRKTQSYINGIGIQIRDFGPGIPPEDLDKIFEKFIQSKQVKAGTKGTGLGLSISREIVNDHHGLLYAENHEEKGAIFTMLIPISREGLR from the coding sequence ATGGCACCTAATTCTTCATTTTCCCGGATTTGGCAGAATCCTTCCGAATTTCCAGCGGAAGTTGTATTACGGGAATTGGAAAACCTTCTCAGGTCCAATCCCGATTTTTGGCTCAAAATCAATCGAGATGGAATCATCGTTGATTATAAAAATTCTCGATTTGTCAATATTGGGGATAAACCAGAAACTCTTTTGGGTAAACACATTGATGTAGGCCTACCTCCCAATCTTCGTGAAATCACAGCAGAAGCCCTTGCTTACTTATCAGAGAAGAAGAGCCAAGTATTTTGGAAAGAGTATTCTTATGGAATAGAACCAAATATTCGTTATGTGGAAGTCCGTTTTGTTGTTCTCTATGAAGGATACATCATGTCCAACCATAGGGACATCACTGAAAGAAAACGTTTGGAAAATGCGTTTTTAGAAAGTGAGTCTAGGTTTCTGTCTATGGCACAGAATGCCGCCGATTCAATTATCATTATCAATGATGAAGGTATCATTCAGTTTTTTAATAAAACAGCAGAAAATACCTTTGGTTATAATCATGAGGAAGTTATCGGTAAAAACGTTACCATTATCATACCCGATGGATATAAGGGGAAACATGATACTTTCTTGAGAAGATATAAAGAGACAGGACTCCAACATATCATTGGTGTAGGAAGGGAACTTGTCGCACAACGAAAGTCAGGTGAAGTATTCCCTTGTGAACTGTCTGTCGGAGAATTTAGAACAAAAACAGGCAAAATGTTTACGGGAATTTTGCGAGACATTAGTCTTCGAAAGATACAAGAACAAGAACTTTATCAGTATCGAAATCATTTAGAAGATTTGGTAGAAAGCCAAACCATGGACCTAAAGATGTCCAAAAATATTGCAGAAGAGGCATCGTATATGAAGTCGCTTTTTCTTGCCAATATCTCACACGAACTAAAAACACCGATCCATGCCATTTTGAGTTATGCAGAACTTGGAGAAGAAAAATCAGCATCTGTCCCTCCAGAAAAAATTAAAGAATACTTTCAAATTATTGATTCTTCAGGAAAACGACTGTTAGGTCTACTAGAGAATTTGTTAGATATCGCCAAACTAGAGTCCGGTAAGATGCGATATCTATTTGAGAAAAATTGTCTGAAAGAAACTACAAAATTTGTAATTAATGAAATGCGCGTAATTTTGGAAAAAAGAGGGATCACAGTTGTTCTACTAGATAAGGAAGAACGGTGGGAAGCTGAGTTTGATTACGAAAGAATCCAACAGGTGATACGAAATATTTTATCAAATGCATTAAAATTCATTCCAAATGACACTAATATTGAAATTAGTATGGTTCGAAGAGAATTTATTCCGAGAAAAACTCAGTCGTATATCAATGGTATCGGAATACAAATTCGTGACTTTGGACCGGGAATTCCTCCCGAAGATTTGGATAAAATTTTTGAAAAGTTCATCCAGTCCAAACAAGTGAAAGCAGGAACCAAAGGAACGGGACTCGGTTTGTCCATTTCCAGAGAAATTGTCAATGACCACCACGGATTGTTGTATGCCGAGAACCATGAAGAAAAGGGAGCAATTTTTACTATGTTAATTCCTATTTCTCGTGAAGGACTCCGATGA
- a CDS encoding quinone-dependent dihydroorotate dehydrogenase produces MFYNHLIKPILFHLDPESAHHLVSGFLSLSQKIPFFHKTLSTLFEYKSERLKQTIQGIQFPNPLGLAAGFDKTTELFPTMIHMGFGFIEVGTITAKEQPGNDKPRLFRYPIHKALINRMGFNNPGADIAEFNLKNQPKSGVRGINAGKSKVTELENAVSDYVYTLKKLVPYGDYAVINISSPNTPGLRSLQTKKSLIELIEGIQTAFGKKFPIPLYLKFAPDLSEEELIENLNVCLDYKISGVILTNTTLNKDVLGEENPPEGGLSGVPLFEKSLRFVSLAYKTLKGKIPIIGVGGIDSGEKALRMIEAGANLVQIYTAYIYEGPFLPYQICSYLDKTLKEKKLSNISELVGTGNSL; encoded by the coding sequence TTGTTCTACAACCACCTTATCAAACCAATCCTGTTTCATTTAGATCCAGAATCGGCACACCATCTTGTGTCAGGTTTTCTTTCGCTTTCTCAAAAGATTCCTTTTTTTCATAAAACCCTTTCCACTCTCTTCGAATACAAATCGGAAAGACTGAAACAAACGATTCAAGGAATTCAGTTTCCAAACCCTCTGGGTCTTGCAGCCGGTTTTGATAAAACAACAGAACTCTTTCCCACAATGATTCACATGGGATTTGGATTTATCGAAGTGGGAACCATCACAGCCAAAGAACAACCAGGCAATGACAAACCCCGGCTCTTTCGTTATCCAATACACAAAGCGCTTATCAACCGAATGGGATTTAACAACCCCGGTGCCGATATTGCAGAATTCAATTTAAAGAACCAACCAAAGTCCGGAGTTCGTGGGATCAACGCAGGAAAATCCAAAGTCACTGAATTAGAAAACGCCGTAAGTGACTATGTATACACTCTAAAAAAATTAGTTCCTTATGGAGACTATGCTGTAATTAATATCAGTTCTCCGAACACTCCAGGCCTTCGTTCTCTTCAAACCAAAAAAAGTCTGATTGAACTTATCGAAGGGATCCAAACTGCTTTCGGTAAAAAGTTCCCCATTCCTTTGTATTTAAAATTTGCTCCTGATTTATCAGAAGAGGAGTTAATTGAAAATCTAAATGTTTGTTTGGATTACAAAATTAGTGGTGTCATTCTCACAAACACTACATTAAATAAAGATGTACTTGGTGAAGAAAATCCACCAGAAGGAGGACTCTCTGGTGTACCCCTTTTCGAAAAATCCCTTCGATTTGTATCCCTTGCTTACAAAACCCTCAAAGGAAAAATCCCTATCATTGGTGTGGGTGGGATTGATTCAGGAGAAAAAGCGCTGCGAATGATCGAAGCCGGTGCCAACCTCGTTCAAATTTATACAGCTTACATTTATGAAGGACCTTTCTTGCCTTACCAAATTTGTTCCTATCTTGATAAAACACTAAAAGAAAAGAAACTTTCGAATATCTCCGAACTTGTAGGAACCGGAAACTCATTATGA
- the rlmD gene encoding 23S rRNA (uracil(1939)-C(5))-methyltransferase RlmD, whose translation MTTTKPGGKICTHFGTCGGCNYLDIDYTKELRKKEQNIKELFKTYRHLEFRTIVPSPSPEFYRHKIQLPFGRRIIGNKTLLTLGLFNKESTFVLDQTECDIQDPGLTEIALAVKQWARREGLLPYNEKSKRGMMKYLVARKSFSTGEIILGIVTAKEDLPHPKDASKRLHTAIQNRIGKTGKLGKIVGIIHNINTKHTTMALGREEHLLWGRPYIHEHFGKHKFRVGLSTFLQVNPIQTPSLYNLVLDEIEPESRVIDAYSGIGTISFWISGNCKEVMGIEENPASHRTALESIKYNHVHNVRFRKGRVADVLPSLYGKNYDTLVLDPPRSGLGAEVADLGAEVAETILGMGFKKIVYVSCDPMSLREDTNLLARQYFLNSVQPVDMFPRTDHVETVAVFRNKNLT comes from the coding sequence ATGACAACAACCAAACCCGGTGGAAAAATTTGTACTCACTTCGGAACTTGCGGCGGATGTAATTACTTAGATATTGATTACACCAAAGAACTTCGAAAAAAAGAACAGAACATCAAAGAACTATTCAAAACCTATCGCCATCTAGAATTTCGAACCATTGTCCCCAGTCCTTCTCCTGAATTTTATCGTCACAAAATCCAACTACCATTTGGAAGAAGAATCATTGGAAACAAAACCCTTCTTACCTTAGGTCTCTTCAATAAAGAATCCACATTTGTCTTAGACCAAACCGAATGCGATATCCAAGATCCAGGTCTTACAGAAATTGCTCTGGCCGTCAAACAATGGGCAAGGCGCGAAGGACTCCTTCCATACAACGAAAAATCCAAACGGGGAATGATGAAGTATCTTGTAGCAAGAAAATCTTTTTCTACAGGGGAAATCATTCTTGGGATTGTCACAGCCAAAGAAGACCTACCTCATCCCAAAGATGCTTCCAAAAGACTCCACACTGCCATCCAGAACCGCATTGGCAAAACAGGAAAACTTGGTAAAATTGTTGGTATCATTCATAATATCAATACAAAACATACCACCATGGCTCTTGGCCGCGAAGAACATTTGTTATGGGGTAGACCTTATATCCATGAACATTTTGGAAAACATAAGTTCCGAGTAGGCCTTTCTACTTTCTTACAAGTAAACCCCATCCAAACTCCGAGTTTGTACAATTTAGTATTAGATGAAATCGAACCTGAAAGTCGGGTGATCGATGCCTATTCTGGGATTGGAACCATTTCCTTTTGGATTTCTGGTAACTGTAAAGAAGTAATGGGAATCGAAGAAAATCCCGCTTCTCATAGGACGGCCCTCGAATCGATCAAATACAATCACGTACATAATGTACGATTTCGCAAAGGTAGAGTGGCCGATGTGTTACCTTCTCTCTATGGAAAAAACTACGACACCTTGGTTCTAGACCCGCCAAGGTCTGGCCTCGGTGCCGAAGTTGCCGACCTCGGTGCCGAAGTTGCCGAAACCATTTTGGGAATGGGATTTAAAAAAATTGTCTATGTATCTTGTGATCCCATGAGCCTACGCGAAGACACAAACCTACTTGCCAGACAATATTTTTTAAATTCCGTCCAACCAGTGGATATGTTTCCAAGAACCGATCATGTGGAAACGGTTGCCGTATTTAGAAATAAAAATCTCACATAA
- a CDS encoding FAD-dependent oxidoreductase: MKSGMYRDYKSYGPKETIAVDVVVIGSGCGGSTMAYELSKKGYKVALIEQGGNYHTGTFDNNELNMGGKVSAERNFHTTADGGINLVYGNNLGGASVHYWADSYRTPEDRLLLWNRKYGIEHHLPEDLKSFWPELENDLHVTPAGEEYFNPMNRLFRGASQRLGWEGHAVPQARKNCQKSGHCMQGCLFGAKQSQLVTHIPRAVQLGTDVYTDLRADKLNYIGQKVTGLEAVVIDRRTLRPTKTKVTFQAKAVCVSAGGFGSSTFLLRNGFKKRLPALGQFLAINPSPMVHALYEEPIVQWRNIPAAYGVEGFRLARFQNGNYREGGYMLMPNQLQPATLAALIPSFGKEHFHYMKQMEHLGGTIGWIDDVDGELGSIEVDFSGKRKIHYPFGKITKQIFSDLTYKQMKLNFEAGAKEVFLAGMKLRKYSKMPKKEEMDALAWRPAEFPMAAPHPAGGCRMGKSPENSVVNSRHQVHGFQNLFVADSSVFPTGVSVDPSFTIMAFSKKASEFVMDVM, from the coding sequence ATGAAGTCAGGAATGTATCGCGATTATAAAAGTTACGGACCAAAGGAAACGATTGCAGTGGATGTAGTTGTGATTGGGTCGGGATGTGGTGGATCGACCATGGCTTATGAACTTTCCAAAAAAGGATACAAAGTTGCCCTCATTGAACAAGGGGGAAACTACCATACAGGAACTTTTGACAACAATGAACTGAATATGGGAGGAAAGGTTTCCGCTGAGAGAAATTTCCATACAACAGCCGACGGTGGGATCAATCTTGTGTATGGAAACAATTTGGGTGGAGCCTCGGTCCACTACTGGGCAGACAGTTACCGCACACCGGAAGATCGGCTACTCTTATGGAACCGAAAGTATGGAATCGAACACCACTTGCCGGAAGATTTAAAATCCTTTTGGCCCGAATTGGAAAATGATCTACATGTAACACCGGCTGGGGAAGAATATTTTAATCCTATGAATCGTTTGTTTCGTGGTGCCTCACAACGGTTAGGTTGGGAAGGTCATGCGGTTCCCCAGGCCAGAAAGAACTGTCAAAAGTCCGGACATTGTATGCAAGGTTGTCTATTCGGCGCCAAACAGTCGCAACTTGTGACTCATATTCCTAGAGCCGTACAATTAGGAACCGATGTTTATACGGACCTTCGAGCTGATAAATTAAACTACATAGGTCAAAAAGTCACAGGACTGGAAGCTGTGGTGATTGATCGGCGGACTTTAAGACCTACAAAAACAAAAGTGACTTTCCAAGCCAAAGCAGTTTGTGTCTCCGCTGGTGGTTTTGGAAGTTCTACTTTTTTACTTCGGAATGGTTTCAAGAAACGACTTCCTGCCCTCGGCCAATTCCTTGCGATCAATCCCTCTCCCATGGTACATGCGTTATATGAAGAACCTATTGTCCAGTGGCGTAATATTCCCGCAGCTTATGGAGTGGAAGGATTTCGGTTGGCAAGATTCCAAAATGGGAACTACAGAGAAGGTGGGTATATGCTCATGCCAAACCAATTGCAGCCAGCGACACTTGCGGCTCTAATCCCAAGTTTTGGAAAAGAACATTTCCATTATATGAAACAAATGGAACATTTAGGCGGCACCATTGGTTGGATTGATGATGTGGATGGGGAACTTGGTTCCATCGAAGTAGATTTTTCTGGAAAACGAAAAATCCATTATCCTTTTGGTAAAATCACCAAACAGATATTTAGCGATCTTACTTATAAGCAAATGAAGTTAAACTTTGAAGCTGGCGCTAAAGAAGTTTTCCTTGCTGGAATGAAACTCCGTAAGTATTCTAAAATGCCGAAAAAAGAAGAAATGGATGCCTTAGCTTGGAGGCCTGCGGAATTTCCAATGGCAGCGCCTCACCCAGCAGGTGGTTGTCGTATGGGAAAATCACCGGAAAACTCAGTGGTGAATTCTCGCCACCAAGTTCATGGATTTCAAAACCTGTTTGTAGCAGACTCTTCTGTATTTCCGACAGGGGTGAGTGTGGATCCCAGTTTTACCATTATGGCTTTTAGTAAAAAAGCCTCTGAGTTTGTAATGGATGTTATGTGA